One Dictyoglomus turgidum DSM 6724 DNA window includes the following coding sequences:
- a CDS encoding energy-coupling factor transporter ATPase, protein MIKVENLSYIYQPGTSQEKVALKNINLEIPSPSFFCIVGANGSGKSTFARLLNGLYTPTSGDVIVDGMNTKDEKRIWEIRKNVGLVFQNPDNQIIGMTVEEDIAFGCENLGLPPEEIEERINFALKAVGMEEYRKYPPYLLSGGQKQRVAIAGILAMMPKYIVLDEPTTMLDPKGRKEIINIIRRLYEEEKKTIILITHHMEEVIWAEKIVVFFNGEIVDLGTPREIFSKDEKLNEWGLNLPITTRISKCLLERGFNIPHPILTPEELSLWL, encoded by the coding sequence ATGATAAAAGTTGAAAATTTATCTTATATTTATCAACCCGGCACCTCACAGGAGAAGGTAGCTCTTAAGAATATTAATTTAGAGATACCTTCTCCTTCTTTTTTTTGTATTGTAGGAGCTAATGGTTCAGGCAAGTCTACCTTCGCAAGGCTTCTTAATGGACTTTATACTCCAACTTCTGGTGATGTAATAGTAGATGGAATGAATACAAAGGATGAGAAAAGAATATGGGAAATAAGAAAAAACGTAGGTTTAGTTTTTCAAAATCCAGATAATCAGATAATAGGAATGACTGTGGAAGAAGATATAGCTTTTGGTTGTGAGAATTTAGGACTTCCCCCAGAAGAGATTGAAGAAAGGATTAATTTTGCTTTAAAAGCGGTAGGAATGGAAGAATATAGAAAGTATCCACCTTACTTACTTTCGGGAGGACAAAAACAACGGGTTGCTATAGCAGGAATTTTAGCTATGATGCCTAAGTACATTGTTCTTGACGAACCCACTACGATGCTTGATCCTAAGGGTAGAAAAGAGATAATAAATATAATAAGAAGGCTTTACGAAGAGGAAAAGAAAACCATAATTTTGATAACCCATCATATGGAGGAGGTAATTTGGGCAGAAAAGATTGTGGTCTTTTTTAATGGGGAGATTGTAGATTTAGGAACTCCAAGGGAGATATTTTCTAAAGATGAAAAATTAAATGAATGGGGATTGAATTTGCCTATAACTACAAGAATATCAAAGTGTCTTTTAGAGAGAGGCTTTAATATACCACATCCTATCTTAACTCCCGAGGAATTATCTCTATGGCTTTAA
- a CDS encoding energy-coupling factor transporter transmembrane component T family protein: MEVLKTFPIGQYIPANSILHGLDAKAKIIASFWLIVFIFLIRLNLSYLFFFLLIMLGIFLSSLPLKYFLRSLKPVYFLVLFTFIIHFFFGEEGGRVFWRFGIIHITELGIKMAIFMSLRLIFIVMITSLLTLTTSVLELAQALEDLLKPLKYFKFPVHEFSMMMTIAIRFVPTLLDETDKIIKAQKARGAEFGKGNIVNQAKSLLPVIIPLFVNAFRRANELAEAMESRCYRGGEGRTRYRRTYWTLKETSFIFFIGIYSALLLIFF; encoded by the coding sequence ATGGAAGTGTTAAAAACTTTTCCTATTGGGCAATATATACCTGCAAATTCCATACTTCATGGTTTGGATGCTAAGGCTAAAATTATAGCATCTTTTTGGCTTATCGTATTTATATTTCTAATAAGATTAAACCTCTCTTATTTGTTTTTCTTTCTTCTTATTATGTTAGGGATCTTTCTTTCTTCTCTACCTTTAAAGTATTTTCTTAGGTCTCTGAAACCTGTTTATTTTCTTGTTTTATTTACTTTTATTATTCATTTCTTTTTTGGGGAAGAAGGAGGAAGGGTTTTTTGGAGATTTGGAATTATACACATTACGGAATTAGGAATTAAAATGGCTATTTTTATGTCTTTGAGGCTCATATTTATAGTTATGATAACTTCTCTGCTTACTTTAACCACATCAGTGTTGGAACTGGCTCAAGCTTTAGAAGATCTTCTGAAGCCTCTAAAGTATTTCAAATTTCCTGTGCATGAGTTTTCTATGATGATGACTATAGCTATTAGATTTGTACCAACCCTTTTAGATGAGACAGATAAAATAATAAAAGCCCAAAAAGCAAGAGGAGCAGAATTTGGTAAAGGTAATATTGTAAATCAGGCTAAGAGTTTACTTCCCGTAATAATTCCTCTCTTTGTAAATGCTTTTAGAAGAGCAAATGAGCTTGCTGAAGCTATGGAATCAAGGTGTTATAGAGGGGGAGAGGGAAGAACAAGGTATAGAAGGACTTATTGGACGCTGAAGGAGACTTCTTTTATATTTTTCATAGGAATCTATTCTGCTCTTTTACTTATATTTTTTTGA
- the rplQ gene encoding 50S ribosomal protein L17 translates to MRHRKAYRKLSKPTPQRKALFKALLISLFKHGKIVTTLPRAKEVTRIAEKLLTIAKEDSVHHRRLVYAWLQDRELVRKVFVEIAPKYKDRNGGYIRILKLGMRRGDAAEQAVIEFV, encoded by the coding sequence ATGAGACACCGTAAAGCATATAGAAAATTAAGTAAACCAACTCCCCAAAGAAAAGCTTTATTTAAAGCTCTTTTGATATCATTATTTAAACATGGAAAGATAGTGACCACTTTACCGAGAGCAAAAGAAGTCACGAGAATTGCAGAAAAGCTTCTTACTATTGCTAAAGAAGATTCTGTTCATCATAGAAGATTAGTATATGCATGGCTTCAAGATAGGGAGTTAGTTAGGAAAGTTTTTGTAGAGATTGCTCCTAAATATAAGGATAGAAATGGTGGTTATATCAGAATATTAAAACTGGGTATGAGAAGAGGAGACGCAGCAGAGCAGGCAGTTATTGAATTCGTATAA
- a CDS encoding energy-coupling factor transporter ATPase, whose protein sequence is MALISLKSVSYTYLKDTPLEKEALLNVSLNVEHGERIGILGKTGSGKSTLIQLIGGLIYPTSGEVYVKDKEIRKWNSKELCKIVGVVFQYPEYQFFAETVFEEVAFGPKNVGISEEKIEDCVKSALISVGLSYEEIKDRSPFHLSGGEKRRLAIASILAMDPEVLILDEPTANLDPRGKLQIMNYIDRWVDKKQKTLIIVSHDLDEVMRLVRRVIVLKAGEIIFDGPSERLFMSYDKLEEAELDLPEIVRLVKILQEKGYPIEGAFTVQEIVERILAYKGYKSLWKC, encoded by the coding sequence ATGGCTTTAATTAGTTTGAAGAGTGTATCTTACACATACTTAAAGGATACTCCTTTAGAGAAAGAAGCTCTTCTTAATGTTTCTTTAAATGTTGAACATGGAGAAAGAATAGGAATTCTTGGGAAGACGGGTTCGGGAAAGTCTACTTTAATTCAACTTATAGGAGGTCTTATTTATCCAACATCGGGAGAAGTGTATGTAAAAGATAAGGAGATCAGAAAATGGAATTCAAAAGAGCTATGTAAAATCGTGGGAGTAGTATTTCAATATCCCGAATATCAATTTTTTGCTGAAACAGTATTTGAAGAAGTAGCTTTTGGACCTAAAAATGTTGGTATTTCTGAAGAAAAAATTGAGGATTGTGTGAAGTCTGCTCTTATCTCAGTAGGTTTATCTTATGAAGAAATCAAAGATAGATCTCCCTTTCATCTCTCTGGGGGAGAGAAAAGAAGGTTAGCTATTGCAAGTATATTGGCCATGGATCCTGAAGTTCTCATTTTGGATGAGCCTACAGCAAATCTCGATCCAAGAGGTAAATTGCAGATAATGAACTATATAGATAGATGGGTGGATAAAAAACAAAAGACTCTTATCATAGTATCTCACGATCTTGATGAGGTTATGAGATTGGTGAGAAGAGTTATAGTTTTGAAAGCAGGAGAAATAATTTTTGATGGTCCCTCTGAAAGATTATTTATGAGCTATGATAAATTAGAAGAGGCGGAATTGGACTTGCCTGAGATAGTTAGGCTTGTAAAAATACTCCAAGAAAAAGGATATCCTATAGAAGGCGCTTTTACTGTTCAGGAGATTGTAGAGAGAATACTTGCTTATAAGGGATATAAGAGTTTATGGAAGTGTTAA
- a CDS encoding DNA-directed RNA polymerase subunit alpha, with amino-acid sequence MLEENVRVIIEKRSDEYGRFVIEPLERGYGWTIGNSLRRILLSSIEGAAVVSVKIEGVRHELEVLPGLKEEILEILMNLKKLVVKIEDNNSHILELDVRGPKVVTAGDFIVPANVKILNPDLVIATLVDDIPFHMEVEVRKGKGYVSAEENKDQSYPIGVLVLDSIFSPVKKVSYTVEKTRVGRRTDLDRLIIEIWTNKSVTPEEAFREASRILMEYFKLLSEREFQLPHEEVGQEITSLEEEKKGLTLEDLGLSTRAYNSLRHAGIHTIEDLLSKSREDLMKIKNFGQKSLQELEEKLREKGLSLRDGGNPDTEKGEGLE; translated from the coding sequence TTGTTAGAGGAAAATGTAAGGGTTATTATTGAAAAGAGATCAGATGAATATGGGCGTTTTGTAATAGAGCCCTTAGAGAGAGGATATGGGTGGACCATAGGAAACTCTCTAAGGAGAATACTACTTTCTTCTATTGAAGGAGCAGCTGTGGTTTCGGTTAAGATTGAGGGAGTAAGACATGAGCTTGAGGTATTACCAGGCTTAAAAGAAGAGATTTTAGAAATTTTAATGAATCTAAAAAAGCTTGTAGTTAAAATAGAAGATAACAATTCTCATATTTTGGAACTTGATGTGAGAGGGCCTAAAGTAGTAACAGCAGGTGACTTTATAGTTCCAGCAAATGTTAAAATACTTAATCCAGATCTTGTAATTGCAACTTTGGTGGATGATATTCCATTTCATATGGAAGTAGAGGTAAGAAAAGGTAAAGGATATGTCAGTGCAGAGGAGAATAAAGATCAAAGTTATCCCATTGGAGTATTAGTATTAGATTCCATATTTTCTCCTGTAAAAAAGGTAAGTTATACTGTAGAGAAAACAAGGGTTGGTCGAAGAACAGACTTGGATAGATTAATAATAGAGATATGGACTAATAAGTCTGTAACCCCTGAAGAGGCTTTTAGAGAAGCTTCAAGAATATTAATGGAGTATTTTAAACTTTTAAGTGAAAGGGAGTTTCAACTTCCTCATGAGGAAGTAGGACAAGAGATTACATCCTTAGAAGAGGAAAAGAAAGGATTAACCCTTGAAGATTTGGGACTTTCTACAAGAGCTTATAATTCTTTGAGGCATGCAGGTATACACACTATTGAGGATCTTTTATCAAAAAGTAGAGAGGATTTAATGAAAATCAAAAATTTTGGGCAAAAATCCCTTCAGGAATTGGAAGAGAAATTAAGAGAAAAGGGACTGAGTTTGAGAGATGGTGGAAATCCTGATACGGAGAAAGGAGAGGGCTTAGAATGA
- the truA gene encoding tRNA pseudouridine(38-40) synthase TruA: MTNWKLEISYIGKDFYGFQKQPGKRTIQGELEKVLSFLFDEEIRVIGAGRTDTGVHALGQVVNFKSRGHKGFSCDKLHKVLNRLLPEDIKIKKVEIVDDSFHARYSAKRRWYIYVVYNNDERDLFLKDYSWWISREINRELLIFSANLFKGVHDFKNFCVTEDEDQTVIEVYESFWYFKKDLLIYFISAPFFLRKMVRFIVGSMVEIALGRKSLIELEDYLKEERKERFSVPAPPWGLYLFRVDY; this comes from the coding sequence ATGACTAACTGGAAGCTTGAGATCTCATACATTGGTAAAGATTTTTATGGATTTCAAAAACAACCTGGAAAGCGAACTATACAAGGGGAGTTAGAAAAAGTATTGAGTTTCTTATTTGATGAAGAAATAAGGGTAATAGGTGCAGGAAGAACCGATACGGGAGTTCACGCTTTGGGTCAGGTGGTTAATTTTAAGAGCAGGGGACATAAAGGTTTTTCCTGTGATAAGCTTCATAAAGTTTTAAATAGATTACTGCCTGAGGATATAAAGATAAAAAAGGTTGAAATTGTAGATGATAGTTTTCATGCTAGATATTCTGCAAAAAGAAGATGGTACATTTATGTGGTTTACAATAATGATGAAAGGGATTTGTTTTTAAAAGACTACTCCTGGTGGATAAGTAGAGAAATTAATAGAGAATTATTGATTTTTTCTGCAAATCTATTTAAAGGAGTTCACGATTTTAAAAATTTTTGTGTAACAGAGGATGAAGATCAAACGGTTATTGAAGTCTATGAATCTTTTTGGTATTTTAAGAAAGATCTGTTAATATATTTTATATCAGCCCCATTTTTTTTGAGAAAAATGGTAAGATTTATAGTAGGTAGCATGGTAGAAATAGCTTTAGGAAGAAAAAGTTTAATTGAGTTAGAAGATTATTTAAAGGAAGAAAGAAAAGAAAGGTTTTCAGTTCCTGCCCCTCCTTGGGGACTTTATCTTTTTAGAGTAGATTATTGA
- the rplM gene encoding 50S ribosomal protein L13, with the protein MKTFMAKKEEIKREWYVVDAKGKVLGRLASEIAKILRGKHKPIYTPHVDTGDFVIVVNAKDVVLTGKKEDQKIYFFHSGYPGGHRLITARDMRAKSPEKMIYLAVKGMLPKGPLGRKMLKKLKIYAGPEHPHQAQKPKELNI; encoded by the coding sequence ATGAAAACTTTTATGGCAAAAAAAGAAGAGATAAAAAGAGAGTGGTATGTAGTAGATGCAAAGGGAAAGGTGCTTGGTAGATTGGCTTCTGAAATAGCAAAAATATTAAGAGGAAAGCATAAACCAATTTATACGCCCCATGTAGATACAGGCGATTTTGTGATTGTTGTAAATGCGAAAGATGTGGTGTTGACTGGAAAGAAAGAGGATCAAAAAATATATTTCTTCCATTCAGGATATCCAGGTGGACATAGACTTATTACTGCAAGAGATATGAGAGCTAAAAGCCCTGAAAAGATGATTTACCTTGCTGTTAAAGGGATGCTTCCGAAGGGTCCCCTTGGTAGAAAAATGTTAAAAAAATTGAAGATCTATGCTGGACCTGAACATCCTCATCAAGCTCAGAAACCAAAAGAATTGAACATATAG
- the rpsD gene encoding 30S ribosomal protein S4: protein MARYTGPDCRLCRREGMKLFLKGTKCFSEKCPFERRPFPPGQHGRAQRKLTEYGLRLREKQRAKRIYGVLERQFRRYFEIASKGRGVTGERLLQLLETRLDNVVYRLGWALSRAQARQIVSHGKIAVNGKRVNIPSYNLKPGDVVELLDKDLIPVQEAISVFGNKSVPAWLELDRENLRGKVLRLPKREEIDTPVQEQLIVEFYSR, encoded by the coding sequence ATGGCAAGATATACAGGACCAGATTGTCGTTTATGTAGAAGAGAAGGTATGAAGTTATTTTTAAAAGGGACAAAATGTTTTTCCGAAAAGTGTCCCTTTGAAAGAAGACCATTTCCACCTGGTCAACATGGTAGAGCTCAAAGAAAATTAACTGAGTACGGATTAAGGTTAAGAGAAAAACAAAGAGCAAAAAGAATATACGGAGTATTAGAAAGACAATTTAGGCGATACTTTGAGATAGCCTCTAAGGGTAGAGGTGTTACGGGAGAAAGGTTATTGCAACTTTTGGAAACAAGACTTGATAATGTAGTGTACAGGCTGGGTTGGGCTTTATCTCGAGCTCAAGCAAGGCAGATTGTGTCTCATGGTAAAATTGCTGTGAATGGTAAAAGAGTTAACATACCCTCTTATAATTTAAAGCCAGGAGATGTGGTAGAGCTCCTTGATAAAGATTTAATTCCTGTACAAGAAGCCATATCAGTTTTTGGAAATAAGAGTGTTCCAGCCTGGTTAGAATTGGATAGGGAAAACCTTAGAGGAAAAGTTTTGAGATTACCAAAGAGAGAAGAAATAGATACTCCTGTCCAAGAACAGCTTATTGTAGAGTTCTACTCCAGATAA
- the rpsI gene encoding 30S ribosomal protein S9, producing MLEFTSQDVKVIHEVGGRKTSRVKVWLRFPGEGKIIVNDKPLEEYFGGRIFFHKIAKKPLELTGMLNQVDVIAQAIGGGVSAQAQALAHGISKALVALKEDWKTLLKKEGLLKRDPREKERKKYGLKRARRAPQYSKR from the coding sequence ATGTTGGAATTTACTTCTCAAGATGTAAAAGTGATACATGAAGTTGGTGGAAGAAAGACTTCAAGGGTAAAAGTATGGTTGCGTTTTCCTGGAGAGGGTAAGATTATTGTTAATGATAAGCCTTTAGAGGAATATTTTGGAGGAAGAATATTTTTCCATAAAATAGCGAAGAAACCTCTAGAACTGACAGGGATGTTAAATCAGGTAGATGTGATAGCTCAAGCAATTGGTGGAGGAGTGAGTGCTCAAGCACAGGCTCTTGCTCATGGGATTTCAAAAGCTCTTGTAGCATTAAAGGAAGATTGGAAGACTCTTCTTAAGAAAGAGGGTTTGTTGAAGAGAGATCCAAGAGAAAAAGAAAGAAAGAAATATGGTTTGAAGAGAGCAAGAAGAGCACCACAATATTCAAAGCGATAA